The genomic window ACACTTATGTTTCCGTCTCGGTGGTCGGAGCGGACGGTCAGGAACGCGATCTGAACATCCAACGCCGGCGTGTGGAAGTGCCCAGCGTGGAGGACGTGCGGATCGTGGACGCTGAAAACGGCATCGGCTACATGCGGTTGACGAACTTTCAAAAGACCACCTCGCGTGACTTCGAAGCCAACCTCTGGGAATTGCATCGTCAAGGCATGCGGCGGCTGATCGTCGATGTGCGTGGTAATCCTGGCGGCTTGCTGACCGCGGCGGTGGAAGTGGCCGATCGCTTTATCGGTGCTGGCGACATCGTGCTGACCCGGGGACGAAACGCTCGCGAAAACTACGACTACCGCTCGCATCGTCCCAATACCTGGAGCGTTCCGCTGACGGTCTTGATCGATGGCGACAGTGCCAGTGCCAGCGAGATCTTTGCCGGAGCGATCGCGGATCATGGTCGTGGCGAACTCGTTGGCGAACGGACTTACGGCAAGGGCAGCGTGCAGGGCATCTTCCGAATGCAATCGGCCAAGGTCGGGCTGTGTTTGACCACCGCCAAGTTCTACTCGCCCAATCGTACGGCGATCAGCGGACATGGCGTCCTGCCGACCGTTCCCCAAGCCAAAACGCACATGGCCGCTCGTCCCACCGACGACGGACGCATCGCCTCATTCGAAGAAGACGCGGTCCTGCAGCGAGCCATCGCGTTGGGACGTGGCGTGCAAACGGAAATCGTTGCGGGCCGTCCTGCTAACGCCAAATAATTTCATGGCTATCTATCAACTCGGCGAGCGGACGCCGCAGATCGCGGACGATTGTTATGTCCCTGCCGAAGCCACGGTGATCGGGGACGTGCGGCTGGAACCCCAGGCCAATCTTTGGCCGGGTGCCGTGTTACGCGGCGACGTGGAACCCATCGTCGTCGGACCTCAAAGCAGCATCCAGGATGGCTCGGTGCTGCATACCGACCCGGGCTGTCCGCTGACCATCGGTTGCGGCGTCACGGTCGGGCATCAAGCCACCTTGCACGGCTGCACGATCGGCGATCACTCGTTGATCGGCATGCAGGCCATTGTGCTCAACCGAGCGGTAATCGGCAAAGACTGTTTGGTCGGTGCCGCGGCGCTGGTCACCGAAGGCAAATCCTTTCCTGAGCGGTCGCTGATCATTGGCACACCCGCCAAACGCGTTCGCGATCTAACGGACGAGGAAGTCGAGAACCTGCGGCACATCGCTCTACGGTACGTGGACCGTGCGAAGATCTACCGCGAGCAGTTGAAGCTGATTGTGGGGCGGTAGGAAAAATTTGAAATTTGAAATTTGAGATTTGAGATTTGAGATTTGAGATTTGAGATTTGAGATTTGAGATTTCAGATGTTATATGTTATATTTCGCCGGCATTCCCGCTATCGGAGACGAATTGTTGCAGCGCGGTGGTTAGTTCGGAGGCATGCTGTTTCAGCTCGTCAAACAGTTCCTCGATCGCTGCCAAGTTCGATTCTCGCCCGAGCATCTCCATCCTGCGTGCGAGATCCATGACGGCTTTCGCGGCGAAGTGGGACGCCGCGCTTTTCAGCGAATGTGCGGCCCGAGTAGTGAGCACGGCATCTTGGGTTGCCAACCCTCGTTCAATTTCTTCAATTCGCTGCGGACACTCTTGTAGCAAGGCACCCGCTAGAGCGGCGAGCACGTCATCTCCAGCGCCGCCCAGTCTTGCTCGCGCCTGATCGATATTGATCACCTGGCGAGATGAATCGGCTGGTGGTTGGCTGCCCACCGCCGTAACCGATTGAGTCCCAGAAAGGGCGGCGGCGCTGGTGGATGATGGGGGTGCGGAGGCAGGTGACGATCCGGATGTCGGAGGACTATTGCGGCGAATCGCTTCGGCCAGACGCCCGATGCCAACGGGTTTGGTAATGTAGTCGTCCATGCCTGCATCCAAGAATCGTTCTCGATCACCCGCCAGGGCATGAGCGGTCATGGCGATGATGGGAATATGCGCGTCTGTGTTTTGTTCGCGTTGCCGAATCGCCGCGGTGGCCTCGATGCCGTCCATTTCCGGCATCATCACATCCATCAGCACGATGTCAAACGTCTTACTCGCCACGGCCGCTAAAGCTTCACGGCCATTGTTTGCCACATCCACCCTGTGCCCTAAGTTTTCGAGCAACCCTCGTGCGACCAGTTGATTCACATGCCCATCTTCAGCCACCAAAATTCGCAGGCCAAGCTCGCGGGGGATGCTTGGGGCAAACGCCGATGCGGCTTTGTCCGCGGCGGCAGAAGGCGGTGATTTCGAGATCCCCAACACGCGCAGAAACGTGTCTCGGAGGTCGGATTGTTTAACCGGTTTCATCAAGTAGCGAGCGATCCCCAGTTCCTGCCAAACCGAGCTTGCAGTTTGGCCGGCGGAGGACAGCATGATTAATCGACAATCTTGGTGGCGGGAATCGCTACGAATCCGTTTTGCCAATTCGAAACCATCCATGTCCGGCATCATCATGTCTAAAAGGGCCAGCTGCAACGGGCGGCCCCGGGCGGCGGCATCATCCATTTTCTGCAAGGCATCCGGGCCGCTGACCGCCATCTGAGGTTGCATTCCCCAACGGGTCAGCACATCCTCCATGATCCAGCGGTTGGTGCTATTGTCGTCCACTACCAGCACGGGAACATTGGTCAATCCTTCCGGCCGACTCCAGGAATGCGTGGTCGATTGTTGGTGGGTTTCGAAACGAGCCCGGAAATGAAATTCGCTGCCTTGGCTGACTTCGCTTTCCACCCAAATTTGGCCGTGCATCAACTTGACTAGTTGCATTGAGATTGCCAGCCCCAGGCCGGTGCCGCCGTAACGGCGTGTGGTGGACGTGTCCGCTTGACTGAAGGCGTCGAAGATCTGGTCCAGCTTTTCAGAGGGGATGCCGATTCCGGTGTCGCTGACCATGAAGTGTAGTTCCGCCTCGGTGTCTGCCAGTGATTCGACCGTGACGACCACCACAATTTCGCCAGCCTCGGTGAATTTGACCGCGTTGCCGACCAGATTAATGATGATTTGACGCAGGCGACCGGGGTCGCCGACGAGCGTATCGGGAACATCAGGAGGCACGAGGTAGGCTAGTTCGATACCCTTTTCGGCAGCTTTGTTGGCGAAGGTGTGCATGGCATCACCGAGGCAGTCGCCCAACGAGAACTCAATGCTTTCCAATTCCAGTTTGCCGGCTTCGACTTTGGAAAAATCAAGAATGTCATTTAACAAACGCAGCAGCGAATCGGCGGACTGCAAGACGATATGTAGATAGTCGTGTTGTTGGGGAGTGAGTTCGGTTTGCAGGGCCAATTCCGCCATGCCAATGATGCCATTCATGGGCGTACGGATTTCGTGGCTCATGTTCGCCAAAAAATCGCTTTTGGCTCGATTGGCTTCCTCGGCGGCATTCTTGGCAATGCGAAGCGCCTCTTCGCTGCGGCGCAGTTCGGCGGCGGTGCGTTCCAGTTCGGCATTGGAAACGGCCAACTCACGAGCTCGCGCTTCGGCGGCCGCCGTGCGTTCGGCAACACGTTGTTCGAGCGTTTCGTTAAGGCGTTCGAGTTTGGCAAAACCTTCCGCATTTTCCAACGCCGCACCGGCAATGGTCGCGATAAATTCGGCCAACCGTTGTTCATCTTCGCCGAACAAGTCGCTGACGTTCCGATGGTCAACGTAAAAACAGCCGGCTGGTTCGCCACGGACAAACACCGGGGCGCACAACGCCGAGCGGACGCCCGTCAGCAGCGTGTATTCATCGTGCGAGCGACTTTGATCGGATAACACAATGACCTGACGCGAGGTGGTGGCACGCTCGGCAAGGTCGAGGCAATATTGCGTTTCGAGTGGATTCGTCGTCGCGTCGGTGTACACGTTGACGTACTTCTCTGGCAGGCGAAGCAAACGGCAGCATTCCCCACGCAACAGCACGTTGGCCGCTTCACGCACTTCCTTAAAAACGGCCTCTGGCGATAGTGCCGATCCGATGCAACGGCCAGCTTTGAGTACTTTGTCGAAGCGATCGACCAAGGATAAGGTGGGGGTTTTGCTTGAGTCCGGTTCCGGCGTTTCGCCCAAGGCGAAATGGGCGCGCATCTCGCGGAGAGCTGCAGTGGCGTCAGCAACGTCTTCGGCCGCGGCGGGCCAGTTGAGTTCCAGCCCCAGGCGGCCGCGTGCCAGCAGCGTTTGCGCATGCTCGAAACGGGCTCCCTGACGTAGGGCCACCGTCAAGCTTTGGTCGAGGCATTTACGGGCCTTGCGGAGCGAACCTCGCATGGCCGCCACAAGCCCCGCTTCACGCAGCGCGTGTGGCAGGTCGGTTTGAAACTTGCGAGCGACCTTGAGGGCGCGACGAGCGTCGCGGCCCGCCTCGCGAAGCAGTTGCCGGCGCCGCAGAGGCGTGAGATCTTGCGCTTGTTGCCATTG from Roseimaritima ulvae includes these protein-coding regions:
- a CDS encoding gamma carbonic anhydrase family protein produces the protein MAIYQLGERTPQIADDCYVPAEATVIGDVRLEPQANLWPGAVLRGDVEPIVVGPQSSIQDGSVLHTDPGCPLTIGCGVTVGHQATLHGCTIGDHSLIGMQAIVLNRAVIGKDCLVGAAALVTEGKSFPERSLIIGTPAKRVRDLTDEEVENLRHIALRYVDRAKIYREQLKLIVGR